The DNA region CTTTGAAAAGGCCATCATCGTAGCCCAGACAACCCAGAACACCCGCTTTTATGAGGGTATCAGCACATGGGTTACAAAGGAAAGATCCCACTACAAAGTTTTCAACACTATCTGTGATTCAACGGAAAAACGCCAGAATGAAACCATGGCTCTGGCAAAAGAGGTTGATCTTGTCATTGTTGTGGGCGGTAAAGAATCCGGCAACACCCAGAGGCTTGCGGAAGTCGCCATGGAAGCCGGAACTTCCAGTCTGCACATTGAGTCCGCCGAAGAAATCCCAAAGGATATTCTTAAGGATAAAAAACGCATCGGTATAACTGCAGGTGCTTCCACACCCAACTGGATTCTGCGTCAGGTCGTCAGCACCATTGAAAGTCAGGCCATGACGGACAGCCCAATGCAGGCATGGATAAAAAAAATACAAAGTTTTCTTTTAAGCAGCAATATCTATCTTGCCATGGGAGCTGCTGCCCTCAGCTATGCAGCCAGCATGATGCAGGGATTCAACCATGAGTTTCGCTATTCCCTCATTGCCGCAACCTATATTCTTTCCATGCAGATATTTAATACCCTCACAGGGATTCCTTCGGACCGCTACAACAATCCGGAGAGGGCAAAACTCTACGAAACCCACCGTCCATTTTTCTTCATTCTTGCGGGTTTTGCCGGAATCACAGGCCTTGCAACGGCATTTGAGGCGGGTATCCTTCCCTTTGCCATGCTTTTTTTTATGACCCTTGCCGGTATTCTTTACACAGCACCCCTATTACCGAGATCCCTGTCCCGCAGTCATATACGTAGCTTAAAAGACATTCCCGGATCAAAGACCATCCTAATTGCCATCGCCTGGGGTGTACTCTGTGTCATACTTCCCACATCAGCCATACGGGGCAGCTTGGACACAGCCACCCTTGCCTCCTTTCTTTTTGTTGCTGCTCTCGTTTTTGTACGCACCGCTTTTTTTGATATCATGGCTCTGCAGGGAGACCGCATTGTCGGAAAAGAAACCCTTCCCATTCTCCTTGGAGAAGAAAAAAGCCGCAGGCTTTTAATTCTGCTGCTCACGGCTGTGTTCACAGGGACTTTTTTATGTATCCACCTTTCCATTTTCCCTGCTCAGGCCTTTTTGCTGGCCCTGCCACCCTTTCTTCTGATATGGATGCTGTGTGGTGAAATCAGCGGTCGCATTCCTGCGGATACCCGCCTGGCATTTCATATTGAAAGCCTGCTGATACTGAGCGGCATTCTGGCGGCCATGATTAAAATATCTGTAATCTAAAATATTGGTACTGACCTTATCTGCCGGACCAAAATAACATACTGATGTACAACAAGGAGCCATTCCATGGTTTTCCATAATGATAAGGCAAGGGATCTCTCCAGAGAAGTCCTTGTAGCCCTGCGCCGTATCACCCAGGCCATTGAACTGCATTCCAGGCAACTGGTGAGAAGCCATGGACTCACAGGTCCACAGCTGATTATTCTCGAAGAAATAGCCCGAAACGGTGAGATGGCCGTGACAGAACTGGCAAGGGCCATCAGCCTCAGTCAGGCAACGGTGACTGGTATTCTGCTGCGCCTTGAACGCCAGGGACTCATCTCCCGGCTGCGGGGAACCAGAGATAAGCGCAATACCCTTGTCTCCGTTACGGAAAAAGGAAAAGCCATACTGGACGAGGCCCCTCCCCTGCTGCAGGAAACCTTTGTAAACAGCCTTGCAGCCCTTCCCCAGTGGGAGCAGCTCATGATCCTGTCCAGCCTGCATCACATCGTTCATATGATGCAGGCCAGAAGTATTGATGCTTCTCCCTTTCTCGTTACGGGTCCCATCCACAATGAAAATGAGGCCAGAGAATCTTAATAACTTATAAAATCACAAATATTTACAATATCTATTACAAAAAGATACCACCACTTTTTTTAGAGAATATCCTTTAAGCTTCAGCAAGAAAGAATTTCTGCCGATCACAGAAAAGAAGCTGTCAGGCAATATCCGTCACAAAGGCGGTATTCAGCTGTTACTTTAAATTTTCAGTGTCGATTTCCGGCACACCTCATATAAGATAGAGTAAAGCAAACGGG from Desulfobotulus mexicanus includes:
- a CDS encoding MarR family winged helix-turn-helix transcriptional regulator, encoding MVFHNDKARDLSREVLVALRRITQAIELHSRQLVRSHGLTGPQLIILEEIARNGEMAVTELARAISLSQATVTGILLRLERQGLISRLRGTRDKRNTLVSVTEKGKAILDEAPPLLQETFVNSLAALPQWEQLMILSSLHHIVHMMQARSIDASPFLVTGPIHNENEARES
- the ispH gene encoding 4-hydroxy-3-methylbut-2-enyl diphosphate reductase; this translates as MHIQIAKTAGFCMGVRRAVDMAIDAANKSKGPICTYGPLIHNPQVLDILEEKGIPILKGIPEKGEGTIIIRAHGIPPCQQKKLQDAGFTVMDATCPRVIRVQTIIRKHTESGHHVIIAGDADHPEVVGLLGYAGSTGHVISSMEELAALPVFEKAIIVAQTTQNTRFYEGISTWVTKERSHYKVFNTICDSTEKRQNETMALAKEVDLVIVVGGKESGNTQRLAEVAMEAGTSSLHIESAEEIPKDILKDKKRIGITAGASTPNWILRQVVSTIESQAMTDSPMQAWIKKIQSFLLSSNIYLAMGAAALSYAASMMQGFNHEFRYSLIAATYILSMQIFNTLTGIPSDRYNNPERAKLYETHRPFFFILAGFAGITGLATAFEAGILPFAMLFFMTLAGILYTAPLLPRSLSRSHIRSLKDIPGSKTILIAIAWGVLCVILPTSAIRGSLDTATLASFLFVAALVFVRTAFFDIMALQGDRIVGKETLPILLGEEKSRRLLILLLTAVFTGTFLCIHLSIFPAQAFLLALPPFLLIWMLCGEISGRIPADTRLAFHIESLLILSGILAAMIKISVI